A region of the Nitrospinaceae bacterium genome:
TTTATGATGAACTCCCAGGAGATTGAGACCGCCGTCCGGCTCGGGCTCGACCTCGTTGTGCTCATCCTCCTCGACAACGCCTACGGCATGATTAAATGGAAGCAGGCGGGCGCCGGGTTTCCCGAATACGGCCTCGACTACGACAACCCTGATTTCGTAAAATACGCTGAAAGCTATGGGGCCCACGGGCACCGCGTTGAGGTGACCAATCAGCTCCCTGGCCTTTTAAACAAGTGTATCAACTCATCGGGAGTTCATATCCTTGAGGTTCCAGTAGATTATTCCGAGAATGAACGAGTGTTAATCGAAGAACTTAGAGCCTTGACGGCGCGTCTTTAGTTCATTTCTCGGAGGTTCTCCGGCCTTGCCTCAATCCGAAAAACCACCGCGCAACTTTCGAGCCCCTTTAAAATATCCCGGCTACCCTTATCATGGGCTATTGCGCCAGGCGCTCGATCATCTTTCGAATAAAATTGCGATCGTGGATGGTGAGCGTGAACTTACCTTTGGAGAACTCGAAAGCCGCTCAAATGCCTGCGCCCGGGGTCTCACACACCTTGGCATTCAAAAAGGAGACCGTGTCGCGCTCCTCGTCCCCAACTCGATAGAGTTCGAAGTTGCCTTCTTCGCGGGCTCGAAGACGGGTGCGATCCTCACCTCTCTCAATCCCGCCTATAAAGAAGAAGAGGTCCGCTACCAACTAGAAGACTCCGGAGCTAAAATCGTGATCGTCCATGAATCACTTCTTCCCACTATCCTAAGCGTTCGCGACAAATTGCCTAACCTTAAGAACATTATAGTCACCGAAGGCAAGGCACCACCTGATTGCATCGGGTTTGACGAATGGATTGCAGGAGAGGTGGACACACAGCCCGATGAGCCGACAATTGATCAGGCCAATGACCTAATCGCACTACCCTACTCTAGCGGTACAACGGGCCGGCCCAAGGGCGTAATGCTCACCCACCGAAATTTGGTGCGGAATTACCATCAATTCGTGGACAACCACAAAATCAGCGAGCGTGACGGGGCGCTGAACTTTCTTCCCCTTTATCATATTTACGGAACGCTGATCATGGGCGGCTTAATACTCGCCGGCGGCAAACAGGTGCTTATGCGTCGCTTCGATGTCGAAGAATCACTGGAACTGGTCGAGAGACATCAGCTCACACTTTTCTATACCGTTCCTCCCGCACTTCTCGACATCGTCCACCATCCAAATACGGAGAGCTACGATCTTTCCTCGCTCCGCTATATTATGAGCGGCGCAGCACCACTGCCGTCCGAAATTAGGCGTCTCACCCAAGAGAAAACCGGTTGTCTCACATTCATGGGATATGGCCTGACCGAGACCTCCCCTCTCACCCACATGAATCCGATTGATGAAGAAATGGTTAAGGAGAACTCTATCGGGCCTCCCGTTTCTGATCTCGAACAAAAAGTGGTTGACCTCGAAACTGGAGAGCGAGATATGCCTCTCGGCGAGATCGGAGAACTCGCTCTTAAGGGCCCTCAAGTCATGAAAGGGTACTGGAATGCGCCCGAGGAAACAGCCCGAGTGCTTAGAGACGGCTGGTTTCTTACCGGCGACATCGTTCGAATCGATGAAGACGGTTACGTCTACATCGTTGATCGACTCAAAGAGATGATTAAATACAAGGGATTTTCAGTGGCACCAGCCGAGTTAGAATCATTGCTGCACCAACATCCCCAAGTGGCGGACGCCGCCGTGATACCGAAGGCTGACGATGAGGCCGGAGAAATCCCAAAAGCCTTCATCGTATTAAAAGATGGAGAAAAGGCAGAACCTGAGGCGATAATCGAATTTGTACGCGGAAAGGTAGCGGGCTTCAAACAAATCCGTGAGATCGAATTCATAGATCGAATTCCGAAATCCAGGAGCGGCAAAATTCTCAGGCGCGTCCTACGGGACAAACATTAAGCAACCGACACCTAACGGGGAGGAGCCAATCTCCCCATACTGATAGATTAACCCCTAAATTTCCCTAAAACCGTATGTATGTCCAATAGAAGATTCAAGACCATCTCCCCCCCTTCCAAATTCCAAATTCAAATCATTTCTATTTCTAATCCATTGTTTTGTATTCGATTACTCGCTCTTTTTGCAATTATTTCGTTTACATGTGGGTGACCGAAGACACCAAACGGAAAGCTTTGAATACAGACAATTCCCGAGGGGACGATATTAAATATAGGTCAACAAGAAAGCCGGTGCGGCTTTACAAGAAAGGATGGGAAGCAAGATGAAAATCATTGAGAAACTAGACATCTCACCCCGATTTAGAGTTTTTATAGATGCTGGCGTTTGGACAATACTCCTCGCACTCCCCTCGGGCCTGATGGGCTGGGCTGCCGCCTGTGCTGTGGATTTCATATGTGGCCTGCAGTCCAGTAAACCTCTTTGGTTCCTGCCATTTTGGTGTCTGGTATTTTTCTGTTTCGCCTACATGCACTTCAAGGAAGAAGAAGTAAATCGCCAAGAATCGAAGAACTTTGATGAGCGCTGGAGGGAGGCAGAAAGAGGACTCAAAATCGCTGCCTAGATAACCGATCTTTAGGCAATGAAGAATGGCGTATCCAGCGCCCCCCCTCCTTCTTTTTACAAGGGTAGGAGAGAATTGACCCGCAAAAAAATTCCAGTTCCACCCCCCGCTTCTTGACAAAATTCCCCTCCTTTCGTTAGCTTAAGTCGCCTGTCCACCACATTTGACACCTATTGCGCCTTGCGAAAATGAAAAGGCCCAAAACGGAGATGTATGCATGAGCACCAACACCCCAACAGGAGCCGATCAGCCCATTGCAAGAACACTGATTTCTCCCGAGCGATTTGGCCAGATTGATCCGCTCCCTGTGACAATGCTCGAGGAGGCCGGCGTTGAATGCGTGTTTAATCCCCACGGGCGTATTTTAATTGAATCAGAGATGAAGGACCTTATCTCAGGGTGTGACACCATTATCGGAGGCGCCGAACCGATAACGGCAGGCGTGATGGATTCCTCATCCGAATTAAGATTCATTTCGCGCTGCTCGGTAGGTCTTGATAGCGTCGATCTGCTCGAAGCCCGCAAAAGGAATATTCCGGTATCTTATGTTCCCGGCGCCAACGCCCAGGCAGTAACTGAATTGACCGTAAGCCATGTGCTAACACTTCTACGTGGGGTGAAAGAGGCGGACTCATCTCTACGAAATGGAAAATGGAAACGGGTAATGGGACGTTCCCTTGAGGAACTCACCGTTGGGATCATTGGCATTGGTCGAATTGGAAAGCGGGTGGCGCGTCATCTTTCCGCCTTCGGTGCGAAGATTATCGCCAACGATTTAGAACCAGATACCGCCTTCGGCGAAGAATTAGGCATAGATTGGGTGGAAAAAGAGCAACTATTCAAGGAAGCGGATGTTGTTTGTCTACACGTACCCGTCACCCCGATTTCGAGATACGTGGTCAGCCGTGAATCTTTGGCGACGATGAAATCTGACGCTATCCTCATCAACACCGCCCGGGGCGGTCTGGTCGATGAGGCTGCGCTGGCCGAGACCCTAAGATCAGGCAAACTGGGCGGAGCCGCTCTCGATGTCTTCGAGCGCGAGCCCTACGATGGTGAGCTTATTGGAATCGAAAATTGCATACTCACCTGCCATATGGGGGCGAGTTCCAAATCCTCGCGTTTGAGGATGGAGATACAAGCTGCAGAAAACCTCATATGCTTTCTCAAAGGTGAACCTGTTCCTCGATTGGTCCCGGATGCGGAATACGATATCCAGGCAATGGTTGCAGATACCAATTAATGTCTAATTAGTTTTTTTGAATCTACCAGAGGATGAGGAAAATCATGTCCAGCAAAAGAGTTGAAGGTCAAAAAACAATTATCACGGGCGCTTCGTCGGGTATCGGCGCCGCGATTGCCAAACGATTCGCCGCCGAAGGCGCTTCCATCTGGGCTGCCGGAGGCACCAATGAAGAGGGGCTGAAAAAAACTATCGATGCCTGCACAGCCGAAGGCATAAAAGCCGGTGGCAAATGCTACGATCTTTCAAACTCGAATAACGCGGCCACCGTTATTACCGACGGAGCTGACTTTCTCGGCGGTCTGGATATTTTTGTCAGTTGCGCCGGAGGGAGAAACCACAAACCTCTCACTGAATTCACGGGGGCGGAAGTAGATTTCCTTTTCGAGGTCAATTCAAAATCGCCATTCCGCGCCTCGATTGAAGCCGCCAAAATAATGAAAGCGCAAAAGAGCGGAAGAATACTAGTCATCGGTTCGATCCATGCCATGATTGGAATAGAAAACAACGCTCTCTACTGCACGACAAAAGCGTCAACACACAATATGACTCGCGCTCTGGCCACCGAGTTGGGCCCACATGGCATCCGGGTAAACTGCCTCGCCCCCGGTACGACGGAGACCGAACGGGTACAGAAAATCCATGAAGACAGACCCGAATACGCCGAGTCCAAGTTAGAAAATATTTCCGTAAAACGATTCGCCTCCTCCGACGAGATGGCAAACGTTGCCGTATTTATGGTATCGGAGGAAAACGACTTCATGAACGGTGCGATTGTTACGAGCGACGGCGGAACGACAGCGCTATAGCGCCATTATTCAACTGATGGATTTATACCAATCGGCCAAGGCACGACCAATATCGTCGGGTGAGTCTTCATGAATGTAATGAAGCCCACTGACTGTCACTTCAGTTAGATTCGGCCAGCGCCGAACCATATCGCGGTGCTCACCAATCAAGACCGCGCCGGGTTCAGAATTGATAAATAGCTTTGGCAACGGGCATTCGGCCAGCCACCTGTTGTTCTCCTCAATCACCCGGAGCACATCGGACGGATATCCTTCGATGGGGATTTCTCGCGGCCAGGTTAGGGTTGGCCTCCTATCCTCTCCGGGATTCTGATAAGGCCGCCGGTACTCATTCATCTCATCTTCTGTGAGTTTCCGGAGAGTCATCGCAGGCAACACGTTCTCGACGAATCGATTTTCACCCAGAACCATCTCTTCACCCTCGGGAGAGCGAAATCTTTTAAATAGAACCTGCACCTGCTCGGGCCAGTGACTCCATTTGAAATCTCCGAGGACGCCTTGCATCTGGGCAATGGCTTTCATGGCACCCCGATTCTTGTTTGCCCATGTGAAGCCGAGCTGCGCCCCCCAATCATGCACCATGATGGTAACGTTTCCCCCAAGGCCCATAGCATCCATAAACCCGTCCGTGAATTTCTGATGATCTTTAAGTCTGTACATCGAACCTTCAAGTTTGTCCGAATCCCCCTGACCAATATTATCGACGGCAATACAACGGGCAAATGGCTCGACGTACGGAATAATATTCCGATACATGAACGACGAGGTGATATTGCCGTGAAGAAATACTATGGGCTCTCCCTCGCCCACATCAACATAGGCCATCTGCTTTCCGTGGATTTCAATTTTTCTTTTTTTGTATTGCATTCTCGGATTGATCATTTTTCACCAGAGCAGTTTTAGGCAATTATAAAATTTATTTCTTCAACAGAAATCTAACGATCATTTTTAATCGAGATAAAAAATAAAACACTCACAGTGATGTCATTGAAATAAGTTCAATCACGGACATTTCAAAACTTTCGCCTAGAGATACTCAACGCAACTTCAGTTGCAAGCGCATTTGAGGGTGCTACAACAACTCCCACAGATTCGAGTTTTCTCACCTGCTCCGAATACACCTGCGAGTCTTCCTCTGTCCCGCAAACAGAAGCGACCACACTGGCTTTTCCCTCTGAAACCCCACATATCGTCTCGGCAATCTGAGCGGCTGGGTCGGCATGGGCTCCATGGCCAATTACCACATCCATCAAAATCACCGCGACTCCGGGCTCCACAAGAGATCGAGACATGAGATCATTCCTTAGCGTAGGATCGATCATTGGATGAGGTCGCCCAACGGTATATTCGTCTGCTCCAAGATCAAGAATTGAATGGGTTTTATCGTCTGCCTCATCCAAACCTCTAGCACCCGGCACCGGGGTGTTTGAAAATAACGTTTCGCCTTCAGAAAGAAAAATTACCTGTGCCTCTGCACACAAAGTACCCCCTGAATAAATTCCACGTATTAGCGTACGTCCTTTTTCAAGGCTTTGGGCAGTAACGCTGGCCGTATTTTCAACAACCCGGGGCCGCGTAATTTTATCGCCAAGAACGTCTTCCACAGCAGCCGTCAGTGTAGATACGGAATGCGCGTTCACTGGAAGATCTTTGGCATCGAGCCCCAAGAAACAAACTGTGAATTTTTTAGACGATTTTTCAATACGTTCAAAAATCAGGCTGGCCGCTTTTTCCGACGGCGGCTTCGAAATCAGGATTATTCGGTGCGTCGCAGAATCTTCGTCAAGCGCATCTATTGCCATCAAAGTCATAATACCCCCGATGGTTTCACTTAAATCCCGCCCTCCAACACCAATTCCATGCGACACACCGCCGCCATTCCTGGCGATGAGACTCGAAACTTCCTGAAGTCCTGTACCCGCAGCGGAAATGATACCCACATCTCCTCGCGGCACTTCGTTGGCAAAGGCAAGGGGAACACCTCCCAAAATGGCAGTACCGCAATCAGGTCCCATGAACAACAACCCACGCTCCTTAGCCTCTAGCTTTAGCGATAACTCATCTACAATCGATACATTGTCACTGAAAAGCATCACGTGAAGTCCATTTTGAAGAGCTTTACGCGATTCAACCGCAGCAAATTCACCAGGAACCGAGATAAGAGATAAATTCGCACCAGGCAGCGCAGCTAATGCCGTGTCCATCGTCCTGGGAAACCAATCACCTACACCTCCACTGCGGAGAGAGGGTGAATCAAGAAGATTTTCTGCCTCCTCGAGTGCATTTTTTCCTGATTCTCCATCGGCTACCTTTAAAGCAATTATCAAATCATTTGCACCCACCTCACGCCCTTCATCCGCAAGCAGATCGGCTTCGTCCAAGACCCCCTTGTTTGAATCCGTTCCGATCATCATCGCTGCGGCACCAACACCGGGAAGCGCAGAAATTTGCTGAGACAGGCGCATGAGTGCTACCGAGTCGAGATAGAATCCTCTCCGAATATAATTGATGACTTTTGACTCTCTCATTTGTGTTTAGAATACCTCAAGACTTGTTAAATCGATTTTAGCTTACTCAATAGATTGGCCAGCCTTGAATCACCGCTGGCTGGAGGAGACCAGTCTAAATGCACAACTGGTACGCTTCTATTTTTCAAGTCTCGAAAAAAACCATCCAGACCAATATTGATGATTTTCGGTTGCTCCCCGAGCAGTTTTTTAATCATACTCCCCCCCCCTACATCCAATTTCCCTACCTAAAATCCGATACATCAACCGCCTTGCTGGTATTCACGCTCTCTACGATAGCCTCGAATACCGCTACAACCTCCAGACCCTCGGCACCACCAACTTCAGGTTTGTCTCCCGTTCTAATACAACGGCTAAATTCCACCAGTTCAGCCGCCAGGGCATCGCCTTTTTCCACAGGAAGTTCGCAACGGGAAGTCTCATCTTTTTTCTGATAATACAGTTTCGAGCCGTCTTCCTCGCTCCAGCCGCAACCCTCAGTGCCATATGCAGCCGTTGAAATTAGTGTCGGTGTAACGATACACGTCTGAAGATAGCCGAGCGGACCACTCTCAAACTCCATTCCGATGACAGAAACGTCGTCGAGATTCCCCCCCGCGAAAAGTTTCTTACTGAAAGCAAATACCCGCTTCACGGGCCCGGCAAGGTAGTGGAAGTTGTCCAATTTATGGACACCAAGCGCCCCCATGCCACCGATTGGGCACTCCTCCCTATCGTTCCTCCAACCTTGGCGCGGCACTTGGCCATTAGTGTTCGTGATGTTTGCCTCAAGCTGATGAAGCATCCCCAATTCGCCATTGTCAATCATCTCGCGAAGGCGGCGTGTGGCACCCATCTTTCGGCGGTGGTGCCCAACCTGCAAAATAACATCGGCATCTTCCGCCGCCTTGATTGCCCGTTTGCCGTCAGCCACTTTGAGAGTAAACGGCTTTTCAACAAAAACATGCTTACCCGCCGAGGCCGCCTCGATGATCATGTCGCCATGCGTAGTATGAGGCGTTGCGATAATCACGCCCTCCACTTCATCGTCATTAAGCAGTTCATCGAGACTAGACGCCGACCGGCAACCCACTTCCTTTTCAAACGCTTTTCGTGTTTCCTCCGTCCTCGAAAATCCAGAAATGATTTCACCCTCACCACCACGTCCAAGAGCGTCCGCAAGCATGCCAGCCCATCGCCCAACTCCGATAACACCAAGACGCACTTTATCTGAAGTCATAATTTGTCTCCCTTTCCGAACATCTCCCCCTAACTAAAATCCATAAAGCTTAGCGGGATTGTCTACGAGAATTTTATTACGAACTGCCTCATCCGGTGCCCAGTCGGCAAGTTGGTCGAGAAGATCCGCATCGTTAGGCGTGAATTTATAGAAAAAAACGTGTGGCCAATCAGACCCCCACAACATTCGGTCTTTATTGGCTTCAACAAGCGCTCGACCAAAAGGATCGACATCTGTATATGGCGGGCGCTCGAGCCCAGTAATCCTATTTGGTGCTGTAAGCTTCACCCAGGCCTGTCCATCTCGTACTAAATCGAGAAATTCCTGAAATCCGGGGTCTTCAACTCCCTTCAACGTGGGCACATACCCCAGATGACCAAACACCGAATCCACTGGCAGGCCCGAGAAAGTTTTTCTGAGATCGGGAAAATCATTCGCGTGAAGGAGAAATTCAAGGTGCCAGCCTAATCCTTTGATTCGTTCGGCTATTTCTTCAATTTCGCTAAAATTCGAAAATGGATTGCCGCCGGGATCGGCTAGATTTATCCGAATACCTCTAACTCCCGCTTCGTTCATTCTCTCAAGTTCTTGGTCAGTTACTGTTCCATCCACAGCCACCACGGCACGAAGCCGACCGCCGGTTTCGGCAAGCGTGTCCATAATCATTGTGTTATCCGTGCCGTAAGCACTAGCCTGAATCAATACACCACGCTCGACCCCCAATATTTCGTGAAGCCTGAAATAATCCTCGATAGAACAAGGTGGCGGTGTGTAGCCACGCCGAGGTGAAAGTGGATATTTCTCCTCGGCACCAAAAATGTGGGCATGCGTATCACATGAACCGGGAGGGAGCTTTAGTTTCGGTGTTCTCGTATCGGGATCTGGGCCCGGACAAAGAGGATATTTTTCGTCCGTCATCACTTCTCCTTAAAATTCGGCTACCGGGGCATGGCCGTATTCAGATAGGGATTGCACAAGTCTTTCGGAAACGAGGAAGTGCATTCTACGACATGCCGCCCTCGGGTCAATCGTTAAACTTGAAATCTGGAACCTGCGCTCGAATTTGGCGCTCGTAGTAGTCCCATGTAAATTCATAAAGAAGATCGTAGGGTGCATTCAGGCCGAGCTTTATCGCAAGTTCATCGTTGAGCGGCTGAGCATTTCCCCCTTGATAGGCAAGAAGTTGCGTCTGAGCCGCTTTTTCGAGATATACGGCCCGCATACACGCCTCCCTCACATTAACACCATGAGTCAAGATGCCATGATAGGTAATGATGGAGGCAGGACATTTTCCCATTTTCTTCAAAATTGCTTCTGCCAGCTCGAAGGTATAGACACGATCGGGCGTGTCTTCATATAGAGGAACACCGTTCGCGTAAAAATAAGTGCCAAACTGATCAAATGGCTCTATGCTCTTACCCTGGGCGGCTACAGCCAAGCAGTAGGGGGCATGTGTATGGACTGCAGCCACCATCTCAGGATGGTCTCTGAACATGGCGGCGAAAAGCACCCACTCGTTGTGTTTTCGCCCTTCCCCTTCAATCACGTTTCCATCGTAGTCGATACGTAGCAAATCGCCTGGATACACTTCGTCTAGACCCATAGGCATTTGCTTCATCCAAAATGAGGCGTTGTCAGCCGCCCGCGCGCCGACAAAACCTAAGATAGCGTCCGTCTGCCCAAGAAAACCTAAAATTCTACCTGCAAGGGCCACTTGGTATCGTAATTCTGGTTCTGTGGTGCTGGGCATCCTTATCCTCCTAATGCACCGCGCTCTGGGCGCCAGCGCGGAAATTTAGCTTTTCCTCGAGTTCATCTAACGTGATTACCCATCCGAGACGCCGTTGAATGTTCGAGAGAGCAAATTGATGAAGATCCTCTCCGTAGGCCGATGCGACACAATCGGAGGGCACCACCACAGTGTAATTGCGGCAGTATGCCCCAAAAACGGAGGCCAAAACGCAAGTATTCGTATTGCAACCAGCGATGAGAAGCGTATCAACGCCCAGACCACGCAACAGGACTTCAAGCTGGGTCCCGTAAAACATATCGAAAGTTCGTTTGCTGTCGATAAGATAGTCTTCTTGTTGAACATCCAAGGTGGAAATCAATTCTCCTTCCGGCGAGCCGGGGGATTTATGGCGGGCAAAATCACTCTGCTGGTGAGGCGTGAAAGATTCCTTTGCTCCGAGCATGGCCTGCTCAAAGGGATGCTTACCCAAGAGAGGATCTTCATAAACCGTGTAGACGTGAATGATGGGCAATTCGGCCTTCCGGGCGGCGGCGAGCATACGGTTCGTCCCCGCGATAACGCGTTCGCACTCGGCTTCCGGGACCGGAAGCGAGGCGATTGTAGGCTCAAGGTTCCCCCGCTGGCAGTCGATGGTGACGGCGGCGGTCTTTCCCGCCTCGAAGCGGAGAGCGGTGTTCATTTTTTTGGCCAGGGCCGATCGGTCGATCAAAGCGACGGAATCGTTTCCCATTTTGTTTTCCTCCGGGCATCCGGCAAAAGGCCGGTCTTTTTTTATACTGTCCGCTACCGGATCAGGCGGCGGCCGGCACGGCGGGCGGCGCGGCGGGCGTTCGCCGCTGCCAGAAATAAATGGCGCCCAGCAAGGAGGCTCCAAAGATGTTCAGGGCGTATCCCGAAATCCATCCCTGAAATACCAACTGGCCGGGGATGAAACATAAGGCCGCCGAGACCCCCAGGGCGGCCCATTCGATGATATTTGTCTTTCTGCGGAGATAGCCCATCGTCCAGGCGGAAAATCCCAATGTTCCCGCCACGGCAAATACCATGACCCAGACGGCGAGTCTTGCCGAGCCGGTGAGCAGAATCGGCGTGTACGCGAAAAGTAGCGGGATGACGTAGAGCATTTTCGCGAACCGGAAACTCATCCAGCCCGTCTTCATGGGGTCGGCCCCGGCTATCGAGGCCGCGACATAGGCGCCCAGGCAGACGGGGGGCGTGATGTTCGAATCCTGGCTGAGCCAGAAGACAATCATGTGGGCGGCAATGAGCGGCACGCCCAGATTTTCAAGCGCCGGACCGGCTAGCACCACGAGAACGAGATAAGAAGCCGTAATCGGAAGCGCCATCCCCAGGACCAGGGAGGCGACCCCGACCAGGAAGATGGCGAATAAAAGGCTGCCCCCCGAAAATGCGACCAGCAAATAGCTCATCTTCAGGCCAAGGCCCGTCAGGGCAACCATGCCCACGATGATTCCGACTGCGGCGGCGGCGGAGCCGACGAGCAGGGAATTTTCCGTTCCCTCAACCAGGGAGCGAATGATTCCGCGGAGGTCCATGATCTCAGCGGGTTTCGGAAAAGCTTCGGGAAAGTAGCGATGGAGAGCTATACGGGCCCAGTTGATCAAAACGATGGAGAGAATCGCCACCGCCGCGCACCAGTCGGGCGAATAGCCCACGATCAGGAACAATAGCAGGACAACCATGGGAAGCAGATGGAACCATCCGTTCCGGAACACCTCACCCGGCTTCTGGAGCTCATCATCCGCCATCCCTCTGATGCCATTTTTCTTCGCCTCGAAGTGAACGATGGCCCCGATGGAGAAGAGGTAAAGAAGAGCGGGCACGGCGGCGATTGCCATGATCCGGACATAGGGGACGCCCGTAATCTCGGCCATTACGAACGCGCCCGAGCCCATGACGGGCGGTAAGAGTTGCCCACCGAGCGAGGCGCTGTTTTCGATCGCCCCGGCCACCTGGGGGCGGAACCCCACCTTTTTCATAAGCGGGATGGTGAAGGTACCGGTCGATACGATATTGGCGATGCTGCTCCCCGAGATGGAGCCGAATATCGCCGAGGCCAGAACCGCCACCTTCGCGGGTCCGCCCGCTGTCCCGCCTGCGAGGGCGAGAGGCATATCGATGAAAAATTTCCCCATGCCCGAGCGGTTCATGAACGCGCCAAGATAGATAAAGATAAGAACGTAGGTCGCCATGACGCTCGTCATGACGCCGAAAATGCCTTCCTGAGAATAAAAGGTGTAGTTCACAATCTGATGAACCGTGGAGCCGCGGTGAGAAAGCTGGCCCGGGAATATCCAGCCGAAGTGGGCATACAGGAGGGCGAACAGGGCGATGCCCGGAATCCAGAGGCCCAGCCCGCGCCGCGCGGCCTCGAGCGAGAGAGCGATGGCCGTCAGAGCCATCCAAAAATCCGTGGATGTCCAGGCGCCGGTCCGGTCCTGAAGTTCGAGATAGTGGGATACGTAGTAATACATACAGACGAAAGCAAGACCCTTGAGGGCAAAATTTAACGCCGAGGGTCTGCGAATCGAATATCCTGCCACCATTACGGCCGCGCCCCACCCGATCCAGTCGATGAGGACCGCCCCGTTTTCAGCAACGGTGTCCGCGCGCAAAATGGCGTGGGCGATGAGGAAGGTGAGCCCCGCCGCGAGGATCAGATCCTCCGCGCCGGGCGGGCGCCAGGGCGTGCCTTTCCTGCCCGGAAAAAGAAGGAAAGTCAGCGTCCAGGTCAGGAAGGTGTAGAGGCCGAGGTGAAGGTTTTGCTCGGGAATGCCCGGCCCCGCCGACCAGATGGCGAACAGGCCGAGGAACACCCCCATGCCCTGGTATAGCCAGCCCCACACCCCGGCAAGCTGCGATGCGCGGCTCCCCCCGATGCCGGCCGAAACCTCTTGAGAAGATTCATCGGTGGTCGCCATTATTCCCCCGGAAGAAGGCCCCCGCGCGAATCCAGGCCGCACGGGGGCCGATAATCCATTGCCGCATCGCCGAAACGGCTACGGCATGACGTTTGCCGGAATCTTCTTTCCGTTCTCTTTCCAGAACCGGACGGCTCCGGGGTGAAGCGGCGCGTTGATCAGCTTCATGCCATTGGCGACCGACAATTCGCTGGCGACCTTGCCGGCGGCC
Encoded here:
- a CDS encoding Gfo/Idh/MocA family oxidoreductase: MTSDKVRLGVIGVGRWAGMLADALGRGGEGEIISGFSRTEETRKAFEKEVGCRSASSLDELLNDDEVEGVIIATPHTTHGDMIIEAASAGKHVFVEKPFTLKVADGKRAIKAAEDADVILQVGHHRRKMGATRRLREMIDNGELGMLHQLEANITNTNGQVPRQGWRNDREECPIGGMGALGVHKLDNFHYLAGPVKRVFAFSKKLFAGGNLDDVSVIGMEFESGPLGYLQTCIVTPTLISTAAYGTEGCGWSEEDGSKLYYQKKDETSRCELPVEKGDALAAELVEFSRCIRTGDKPEVGGAEGLEVVAVFEAIVESVNTSKAVDVSDFR
- a CDS encoding SDR family oxidoreductase, encoding MSSKRVEGQKTIITGASSGIGAAIAKRFAAEGASIWAAGGTNEEGLKKTIDACTAEGIKAGGKCYDLSNSNNAATVITDGADFLGGLDIFVSCAGGRNHKPLTEFTGAEVDFLFEVNSKSPFRASIEAAKIMKAQKSGRILVIGSIHAMIGIENNALYCTTKASTHNMTRALATELGPHGIRVNCLAPGTTETERVQKIHEDRPEYAESKLENISVKRFASSDEMANVAVFMVSEENDFMNGAIVTSDGGTTAL
- a CDS encoding phosphoglycerate dehydrogenase yields the protein MSTNTPTGADQPIARTLISPERFGQIDPLPVTMLEEAGVECVFNPHGRILIESEMKDLISGCDTIIGGAEPITAGVMDSSSELRFISRCSVGLDSVDLLEARKRNIPVSYVPGANAQAVTELTVSHVLTLLRGVKEADSSLRNGKWKRVMGRSLEELTVGIIGIGRIGKRVARHLSAFGAKIIANDLEPDTAFGEELGIDWVEKEQLFKEADVVCLHVPVTPISRYVVSRESLATMKSDAILINTARGGLVDEAALAETLRSGKLGGAALDVFEREPYDGELIGIENCILTCHMGASSKSSRLRMEIQAAENLICFLKGEPVPRLVPDAEYDIQAMVADTN
- a CDS encoding haloalkane dehalogenase: MINPRMQYKKRKIEIHGKQMAYVDVGEGEPIVFLHGNITSSFMYRNIIPYVEPFARCIAVDNIGQGDSDKLEGSMYRLKDHQKFTDGFMDAMGLGGNVTIMVHDWGAQLGFTWANKNRGAMKAIAQMQGVLGDFKWSHWPEQVQVLFKRFRSPEGEEMVLGENRFVENVLPAMTLRKLTEDEMNEYRRPYQNPGEDRRPTLTWPREIPIEGYPSDVLRVIEENNRWLAECPLPKLFINSEPGAVLIGEHRDMVRRWPNLTEVTVSGLHYIHEDSPDDIGRALADWYKSIS
- a CDS encoding fdrA domain protein encodes the protein MIKKLLGEQPKIINIGLDGFFRDLKNRSVPVVHLDWSPPASGDSRLANLLSKLKSI
- a CDS encoding long-chain-fatty-acid--CoA ligase; the protein is MPQSEKPPRNFRAPLKYPGYPYHGLLRQALDHLSNKIAIVDGERELTFGELESRSNACARGLTHLGIQKGDRVALLVPNSIEFEVAFFAGSKTGAILTSLNPAYKEEEVRYQLEDSGAKIVIVHESLLPTILSVRDKLPNLKNIIVTEGKAPPDCIGFDEWIAGEVDTQPDEPTIDQANDLIALPYSSGTTGRPKGVMLTHRNLVRNYHQFVDNHKISERDGALNFLPLYHIYGTLIMGGLILAGGKQVLMRRFDVEESLELVERHQLTLFYTVPPALLDIVHHPNTESYDLSSLRYIMSGAAPLPSEIRRLTQEKTGCLTFMGYGLTETSPLTHMNPIDEEMVKENSIGPPVSDLEQKVVDLETGERDMPLGEIGELALKGPQVMKGYWNAPEETARVLRDGWFLTGDIVRIDEDGYVYIVDRLKEMIKYKGFSVAPAELESLLHQHPQVADAAVIPKADDEAGEIPKAFIVLKDGEKAEPEAIIEFVRGKVAGFKQIREIEFIDRIPKSRSGKILRRVLRDKH
- the fdrA gene encoding acyl-CoA synthetase FdrA, producing the protein MRESKVINYIRRGFYLDSVALMRLSQQISALPGVGAAAMMIGTDSNKGVLDEADLLADEGREVGANDLIIALKVADGESGKNALEEAENLLDSPSLRSGGVGDWFPRTMDTALAALPGANLSLISVPGEFAAVESRKALQNGLHVMLFSDNVSIVDELSLKLEAKERGLLFMGPDCGTAILGGVPLAFANEVPRGDVGIISAAGTGLQEVSSLIARNGGGVSHGIGVGGRDLSETIGGIMTLMAIDALDEDSATHRIILISKPPSEKAASLIFERIEKSSKKFTVCFLGLDAKDLPVNAHSVSTLTAAVEDVLGDKITRPRVVENTASVTAQSLEKGRTLIRGIYSGGTLCAEAQVIFLSEGETLFSNTPVPGARGLDEADDKTHSILDLGADEYTVGRPHPMIDPTLRNDLMSRSLVEPGVAVILMDVVIGHGAHADPAAQIAETICGVSEGKASVVASVCGTEEDSQVYSEQVRKLESVGVVVAPSNALATEVALSISRRKF